In Parus major isolate Abel chromosome 8, Parus_major1.1, whole genome shotgun sequence, a single window of DNA contains:
- the RPF1 gene encoding ribosome production factor 1 — protein sequence MAAEGSGPEPGHGSDAPAPERVLFPPTFSVSEIKNKQRRHFMFLRWKQQQRKEKLALKKKRRKEREALGDKAPPKAIPKTIENQRVYDETTVDPNDEEVAFDEATDEFAPYFNRQTVPKILITTSDRPRGRTVRFCEQLATVIPNSHVYYRRGLALKRIIPQCIARDFTDLIVINEDRKIPNGLVLSHLPDGPTAHFRMSSVRLRKEIKRKGKEPTEHVPEVILNNFTTRLGHSIGRMFAALFPHDPQFIGRQVATFHNQRDYIFFRFHRYIFKSEKKVGIQELGPRFTLKLRSLQKGTFDSKFGEYEWIHKRREMDTNRRKFHL from the exons ATGGCGGCTGAGGGCAGCGGGCCCGAGCCCGGGCATGGAAGCGACGCGCCCGCCCCGGAGCGGGTGCTCTTCCCGCCCACCTTCAGTGTGTCCGAGATCAAGAACAAGCAGCGGCGGCACTTTATGTTCCTCcgctggaagcagcagcagaggaag GAGAAGTTGGCCCTGAAGAAGAAGCGGAGGAAGGAACGAGAGGCCCTCGGAGACAAA gCACCTCCAAAAGCCATACCAAAGACTATTGAAAATCAGCGAGTGTATGATGAAACCACTGTAGATCCCAATGATGAAGAG GTTGCTTTTGATGAAGCAACTGATGAATTTGCACCATACTTTAATAGACAGACAGTTCCCAAAATTCTTATTACAACATCAGACCGACCTCGTGGG AGAACAGTGAGAttctgtgagcagctggctACTGTTATACCCAACTCACATGTCTACTATCGAAGAGGACTGGCTTTGAAAAGAATCATTCCACAGTGCATTGCGAGGGACTTCACGGATTTAattgtcattaatgaagatCGCAAAATACCAA ATGGTCTTGTTTTAAGTCATCTGCCTGATGGTCCAACTGCTCATTTTAGAATGAGTAGTGTGCGTTTGCGTAAAGAAATAAAG CGCAAAGGGAAGGAGCCCACAGAACATGTCCCTGAAGTGATCCTGAATAACTTCACAACGCGGCTTGGCCATTCCATCGGCCGCATGTTTGCTGCTCTCTTCCCACACGATCCTCAGTTCATTGGAAGACAAGTAGCTACATTTCATAACCAGAGGGACTACATCTTTTTCAGATTCCACAG ATATATCTTCAAGAGTGAAAAGAAAGTAGGGATTCAAGAACTTGGACCACGTTTTACATTAAAGCTGAGGTCACTTCAAAAAGGAACCTTTGATTCCAAATTTGGAGAATATGAGTGGATTCATAAG cGTCGAGAAATGGAtacaaatagaagaaaattcCACTTATAA